One Salvia miltiorrhiza cultivar Shanhuang (shh) unplaced genomic scaffold, IMPLAD_Smil_shh fragScaff_scaffold_39, whole genome shotgun sequence DNA window includes the following coding sequences:
- the LOC131002964 gene encoding 21.9 kDa heat shock protein-like codes for MERANLAIALFTAAALLLPPVTTALVPYSPRSLWDLMLPPDDPFKILEQSPLAAARAAVDESSVALARADWKETAGEHQISLDIPGMRREDIKIEVEENRVLRVSGERRTEEEAEGERWHRVERTAGKFWRQFRMPANADMEKVSARLEDGVLRISVPKVKEQEAKKEPKIITIGSADKEEKDVVKPAATKKEL; via the coding sequence ATGGAGAGAGCAAACCTCGCAATAGCCTTGTTCACCGCGGCGGCGCTTCTCCTGCCGCCCGTAACCACCGCACTGGTGCCCTACTCCCCGCGCTCCCTATGGGACCTGATGCTACCCCCCGACGACCCCTTCAAGATCCTGGAGCAGTCGCCGCTGGCCGCGGCCAGGGCCGCCGTGGACGAGAGTTCGGTGGCGCTGGCGCGGGCGGACTGGAAGGAAACGGCGGGCGAGCACCAGATCTCCCTCGACATCCCCGGCATGAGGAGGGAGGACATCAAGATCGAGGTGGAGGAGAACCGCGTGCTCCGCGTGAGTGGGGAGCGGAGGACGGAGGAGGAGGCGGAGGGCGAGCGGTGGCACAGGGTGGAGCGGACGGCGGGGAAGTTCTGGCGGCAGTTCAGGATGCCAGCAAATGCGGACATGGAGAAGGTGAGCGCCCGGTTGGAGGATGGAGTGTTGAGGATCAGTGTGCCAAAGGTGAAGGAGCAGGAGGCGAAGAAGGAGCCCAAGATCATAACCATTGGCTCTGCAGACAAGGAGGAGAAGGATGTTGTGAAGCCCGCGGCCACCAAGAAAGAGCTCTGA